Genomic segment of Sphingopyxis sp. QXT-31:
GGATATGCGCCACGGCGGCCGCGGGGTCGCCGAACACATGGCTCTCGAACATCGCCTGCCAATAGGCGCGCTCGCCGGCCGGCAGGTCGCGCAGCGCGAGCAGCGCGGCGAGGAAGATGTCGTGCGGGTTTTCGACGCCCGCGCCCGCGCCGCCCCACCAATAATTGACCATCGCATTATAGGGGTGGAGCGAGGTCACATGGTGCCACCAATAGCGCGGGATGAAGATCGCATCGCCGGGCTCGATCATCGCGACGCGCGCCTCGGCCATCGCCTCGCGAAAGCGCGGGAAGCGGTCGTAGTCGGGACTTTCCGGGTCGACGAGCGACAGCGGCGGCGGATTGTCGAGCGGGCCGATGTAGAGGTTCGCCACCTGCTCGGGCGGGAAGAGCAGGAAGCGCCGCCGCCCCGCGATCACGCAGGCGAGATTATGGTCGCGGTCGTTGTGCGTCTGCGTCTTCACCGCGCCGCCGAGCCACAGCTTCGGCCCCGTATCGGCGGGGAGCAAAGGCATCGGGTTCTGGCCCGTGAAATCGGGCAGCGCCTCGGCGAGCGGCAGCATCTGGATAGCCACCGTCGGGGCGTTCGCCTGGCCCATCAGCGCCTCGATCCGCGTCAGCGTGTCGCGCAGCGGCGCGTGGCGCTTGGTGAAGCTGAACTCACGGATGTCGGCGCGATAGGCGAAGCGCCCCGCGGCGCGCGCGGGCGCCTCCATCACGGGCACCGGCACCCTGCGGTCGAGCCCCGCCAGATAGGCGTTGAGGCGGCCGGGCGAATGGCGCCCGGCCGCCAGCGCGACCCAGTCGTCGAACAGACCCTTGACGACGACAGGCTTTCCGGCCGCGACCAGCGCGGCGAAATCGGCGGGCGCCGGCGCGCTGCGCGCGGCGATGCGCGGCAGCGCGTCGAGCGGCGACGGCGCGGCAGCGGGCGGATCGAGGCGCGCGGGCTCGGCCATCACGCGCGCTGCATGATGCGCGCGAGCGCGGCGTCGTGCGTCGGCTGGCGCAGCACCTGTTCGCGTACGGTGCCGAGCATCTTGCGCAGATGCGCCTTCACCGTATCGGGCGGGGTGCGGTCGACCGACGGCCGCCAGCCCTCGGGCAGGATGCCGTGGCCGGTGAGCAGCGCGCGCCAGCTGTCGGGGGGCAGGCTCTCGTCCTCGTGCGGCGCAAGCTCGCCGCGCGCGCGGAAGAAAGCGAGCAAATGCTCGAGCTCGGCCGAGCGCGGGACGGCGCGCGCGGCGTCCCAATAGCGCCCGCTGTAGGTCTGCAAGGCGAAATGCGCGGTCTGGAAGTCGGCCACGCGGTCGAAATGCGAGCGCATGAGCCGGTTATATTCGGCGCGCCGCACGTCGCAGGCAGCCGCGCCCGGATAGGCCGCAATCAGATGGACGATACCGAGCTGCAACGCGTGCATTGGCAGGCCGTGGAGCTGGTCGAAGGCAGCGGCGGCTTCGCCTAGCGCGACGACATTCTGCGCCCAGGGCGCGGCCGCCATACCCGTCGCCAGCGGGCGGATCGCGACGCTTTCGAGCGGCAGCCCGCTGGCGGCTTGTGCGGCGGCCAGCGCGTCGTCGTCGTTCGTGACGGCGCTCGAAAAGATATGCGTGACATGGGTGTGCGCCATGGCGGGGTAGAGCGCGGTCCAGCCGTCGGCGCTCGCGCGGACCTCCGAATAGACAGGCAGCGCGGCGAAGCGCGGGGCGCGAGCGACGAGCAGGCGATCGCCGGGCAGCGGTGTCGGGTCGAACGCGGCGCCCGGCGTCCTGCGCAGCAGCTGCCCTTCGCGCGTGACATCGACGAACAGTCCGGCCTCGATACGCGGCCCGCCGTCGAGCAATAACGCGGTGATGCCATCCTCGCCGTGCGCGACGTCGATGCTAGTCGCCTCGACGATCTCGACCCCCAGATGCAGGGCGATCGCGCGCAGGCTCTTCGCATAGGCGGCGGCGGGGAGGTGGTAGCCGTAGTCGGCGCGCGCGTAGCGCTCGCTCTCGTCGTCGGGAAAGAAGAGACGGCCCTGATGCGCCGCGCTTGCGGTCAGCGAAAAATCGTCGAGCCCGACGCCGAGCCCGTGGCGGCGCGCCTTG
This window contains:
- a CDS encoding tryptophan 7-halogenase, producing MSALHIALLGRDAPLWLAAAALRRALAPAGVAVTAVALPGEAGPADLHATLPAIEALHNQIGIDEAALLRTTGGAFTLGQNFTERSGAGRASFLHSYGGFGSAIDGGDFFPHWVKARRHGLGVGLDDFSLTASAAHQGRLFFPDDESERYARADYGYHLPAAAYAKSLRAIALHLGVEIVEATSIDVAHGEDGITALLLDGGPRIEAGLFVDVTREGQLLRRTPGAAFDPTPLPGDRLLVARAPRFAALPVYSEVRASADGWTALYPAMAHTHVTHIFSSAVTNDDDALAAAQAASGLPLESVAIRPLATGMAAAPWAQNVVALGEAAAAFDQLHGLPMHALQLGIVHLIAAYPGAAACDVRRAEYNRLMRSHFDRVADFQTAHFALQTYSGRYWDAARAVPRSAELEHLLAFFRARGELAPHEDESLPPDSWRALLTGHGILPEGWRPSVDRTPPDTVKAHLRKMLGTVREQVLRQPTHDAALARIMQRA
- a CDS encoding cupin-like domain-containing protein — translated: MAEPARLDPPAAAPSPLDALPRIAARSAPAPADFAALVAAGKPVVVKGLFDDWVALAAGRHSPGRLNAYLAGLDRRVPVPVMEAPARAAGRFAYRADIREFSFTKRHAPLRDTLTRIEALMGQANAPTVAIQMLPLAEALPDFTGQNPMPLLPADTGPKLWLGGAVKTQTHNDRDHNLACVIAGRRRFLLFPPEQVANLYIGPLDNPPPLSLVDPESPDYDRFPRFREAMAEARVAMIEPGDAIFIPRYWWHHVTSLHPYNAMVNYWWGGAGAGVENPHDIFLAALLALRDLPAGERAYWQAMFESHVFGDPAAAVAHIPEALRGVLGPMSATERAALRRRLRAAFDK